The Anomaloglossus baeobatrachus isolate aAnoBae1 chromosome 4, aAnoBae1.hap1, whole genome shotgun sequence genome contains the following window.
tttctgaacgcggcgataccaaatgtgtgtatatttttttaaccctttaattttcaatggggcgaatggggggtgatttgaacttttaggttttttttgttttttttttaaatttttaaaacttttttttttatttttttttattttactagtccccctagggggctattgcgatcagcattccgatcgctctgcagtatctgctgatcacagctacaaggctgtaaacagcagatacgctctctttctctttagctgtgccgctggcacagcgaaagtgaaagcaagtcaggtgtagtacaggagttatcacatgaccctgtgctaccatgacaactatcgggagtcacgtgatcgcgtcacgtgacttccggtatcgggcggtaagaaaatgtttaccgcgatcgagcttataatggcgctgtcacatattgacagcgccatataaggggttaaacggcacgagcagataacgattctgctcgtgcctagcaggcacacatctcagctgtgaaaatcagctgagatgtgtgccgattgcagcatgatgctgccagcagaccgcgggcagtaacattatgactgcaaggacgtaattttacggcctgcggtcgttaaggggttaaagggaatctgtcaggtgaatttctagtacaatactaatgttatctttaaatagagtTTAAGGAGacttttcaggatcagtaagttttattgctctatgttatcctgttatcttgttgtaagctcctagAATTCAGCATAGTAACATAGTGACATAGTAACTAGtccagcatatgtaaatacaaattgCATATGCCCTGATCCCTCCCCCCACCTCTCAATGTTGGCATCAGTGACGGTAAAGCTGAAGTGAGATTACACTGTTGCCCTCActcatactccctcccacctctcagcagtgaatAACCTGCATACAACACTGAATTCTACTGGGCTTACTGCAAGATAACAGGAGAAGCTATAACAATAAAACGTACTGATACTAAAAGGTCTTCTtatgccctatttaaagataacacccATAGGATGCGTGGAATTTACTGTGAGGATTCAGTATACTTTCCTATTTCATAGATCCCTTCTCCAATCTCCATCCACGAACCGGCTTATTAACCCTTTCATTAACACAAAAGGAGAGATGGGTTAAATCACCTACGAGTATGTTAAAAGGTCTTGTACACATTAAATGGATTAGACGCATTGTGACGGATAACCTCTCTAACATGTTCCTAATTCTTTCATTTAATTTGCCAGTAGTGCACCCTACATGAAAGAAATTGGATATATTGCATTGTGCACGGGGAACTACATACAGTAGGTAGAATTGCAAGTCATAAATTGTTTTATTTCATAGTTGCTGTTCTCAATTGTTTTATTGGCGTATTTGCAACATGCACATTTCTGCGTTCCGCACCTATAGAAGCCAGTGTGATATAACCAAGTTCTGTTACTCACCATAGGAGGTGATAGGACATTATCCAGGGTGGGAGCACTATTACCAGGAGAATGCAGCCATTACTAATATAGTGAAACCTTGGATTATGATCATAATTGGTttcgggagtgagctcttaaaccaagttactcttatatcaaagcaaatttttccataggaaataattgaaacacggacaattcgttccacaacccaagaatatttactgtatatatacagacttattacagtaatacaatataatttcCTGTATTCATCTAAAATTATTACAGtagactaatacaaaatactgtacagtaaaaatatGTAAACCAAATTAAACTGTACGTTAGCTTAGAATAGAATTGTTAGTGTCCGGGAGGtactatagagaaaaaaaatgatgtataaatatgacaacctttattttagtacaatacacacacacacaaaaaaaaaataagcacaCCCAAGTCTTTTCTCCCCAAAATaaaggcagaactaagccaaatgtggggtaggaatactgctcaggcagattacagtacaagTAATGTGTTGTACTTGTTAgcagaaagtacagtactgtatccacaaatgcaatttGATAcatatgctgtatagtatatactgtactgtataatggtatattgtatacagcacatatgtatagaaagttacctccagagcaggacAGAGCGCGATGAAAGGATAGAACCAGAAgtgtacacggtgagtatttgctcttcttgcaaatcattgctcttaatccaagttacacatttttataaACCTTTGCTTGTCtttcaaaacactctcaaaccaagttactcttaatccaaggttccactgtatctcaaTGCTGGTAATAGCGGCTTCAGCACAATGcttccccctcccccacaatcccatAACCACGTATAGAAAATAGAATAAAATctacagtgaaaaaataaaaacatcataaaaaaaGGAATATTTATCAGCATTTGGTTTTAATTActaaaagaaaaacagtttttgaGGTCGATTATCGCACTATGAGCTATCAATAAGTGTGTGACACTTACTATTAGTTGCTAAGAGATAACCACAGATCCAGCACAACGAGCCATTAGAGAGTTATATACTTGAGGCAGACCGGCCCTAATTACTATATCGGAAAAAAGATTTGCATTTAGAGATGATTAACACTTTTCCTTGTGTGAGTTTGTTTGCAGGAAAGTCTGTTAATCACAGAGGGAATAGCCGTACAATGATTTGCAAAAGTGAGCATTCACCACTACTGTAATGGCGCTCTGTAACCTGTCAGCTCTTAATAGGTCTTCCACAGACAGGCTTTGCACAAGCCACTCCATTTAAAAGGCCCCTTGGTATTCCTGGTGTTTACCTTCTAAACTCTATACAGGAATCTGGACTTATCAGGAGccactgtaaggggtacttcacacacagcgagatcgctattgagatcgctgctgagtcacgtttttgtgacctcattagcgatctcgctgtgtgtgacactgagcagcgatctggcccctgctgtgaaatcgctgctcgttacacacagtgctggtccgtttttttattgttgctctcccgctgataagcacacatcgctgtgtgtgacagcgagagagcaacaatcctgaatgtgcagggagcaggagccggcgtctgacagcctgcggtaagctgtaaccaagataaacatcgggtaaccaaggtggttacccgatatttaccttcgttaccagcctccgcagctctcacgctgccagtgccggctcctgctccctgcacacgctaagttaagcggtgtgcgctggtaactaaggtaaacatcgggtaaccatacccgatgtttaccttagttaccagtgtccgcagcttccagatgccggctccgtgcaagcgcagcgtcgcttgcacgtcgctgctggctgggggctggtcactggtcgctggtgagatctgcctgtttgacagctcaccagcgaccatgtagcgatgcagcagcgatcctgaccaggtcagatcgctggtcggatagctgctgcatcgctaaagtgtgaaggtacccttacgtaCACAGAATGGCTGCTGGCTGATGGAGTAGGCTGGCAGAAAGATGTGTCATCAAGACAGATTGTATACAGGAGGTCAAAGTCAGGAAAAAGATTGGAAGTCAAGGAGAGTGCCAAGGTCAATAGCGGGAATCAAACAGGGCAGTGTAAAAGGAATATTAACCAAGGTAATTATGCCTTCTATTTAGTAACACTAGCAGGAGGTTTAAATAGAGTGTGGCAACTCTAGGATCTAATTACATGAACAAAGTGAATGTATTAACCCACAAGCTCCCTGAATGGACAAGACCGGAAATTGACAGAACTGCTCTTGTGTCACCCTGATTCATCCTCAATGAAAGTGCAGCACCGTCTAATGACACATGCAGAGGTACCGTATTAGAGGTATGTTCAGTAATAATTATTCCATCTAGGATTATTCTACATAAAAAATTGAGCAGTTTTGTGAATCTGTTTCTAAAAACATATTGTGCTGATTCTGACTTTACAGTTTGTAAAGGATGAAGTGTAACCGTACTTAAGTTTCTCACACGTTGTGCTAACGCACTTCagatcagactacacagggtttgattgtagtctgttaccatggggaTGCATGGGTCTGCATTGGGGCTGTAGAAACAAAATGGTAGACATTTTTATATTGAGACCTATTTCATTTTATCGTAATTTTTTTTATATCAtatatattgaaaaaaaatatatatatatatttattaaagctGTACTTGCCGTCACAAATCTCATTATGGTGATCTGAGTTGTGTGCACTGCTTATACCGGATATTTTATGATGTAGAAAAGGCTTAAAGGGATTAAGGGATTTTCCCACtagcaaagttaattttaaagttgattttaatcaataaatcttggaataataataatttcaacaattgaatgtgtaaaaataaaatgttcctgtgctgagataatcatatatatatatatatatatatatatatatatatatatatatatatatatatatactagctgcagtacccgggcgttgcccgggatagtaactgtctctctgtctctctcccagtccctgtctgtgtgtcgctgtctgtctgtctctttccttgtctgtctgtgtctatgtctctgtctgactatttttaTCTCTGTCTGtaattgtatcagtctatctgtctccatctctgtgtctgtctctgtttgtgtctgtctgtctctttccccatctgtctattttccgtctgtcttggtctgtctctttccaggtctgtttctttccaggtctgttttttttccaggtctgtttctttccaggtctgtctctttccaggtctgtctctttgcccagctgtctctttgcctggctgtctctttgcccggctgtctctttccagggctctctctttccagagctgtctttttgcctggctgactctttcccggtgtgtctctttcccagtctgtctctttccctggtctgtctctttgcccggtctgcctctttgtccggtctgtctctttgcccggtctgtctctttgcctggtctgtctctttgctaggtctgtctctttgcctggtctgtctctttgcccggtctgcctctttgtccggtctgtctctttgcccggactgtctctttgcccagtccgtctctttgcccgatctgtctctttgcccgtctgtctctttctagggctgtctctttccagggctgtctctttccccatctgtctgtctgtctctttccccatctgtctctgtctttgtctctgtctgtctgtctttttctgtctctccactgacatcatattacctcacgcataagcttcaactaacagtgtattttgttcctatagcaaccactgacagttgctataaaTAACTTATAGCTCCCacttccattcagtttaatggcggcagaattttagagactaactgtaaagcacagggttacatttttctgtcaaaacatagactacgacgctccctgggtcacatgaggcgtctgtgcaaaatttcgtgaatgtaaatgcgacggtgcggattcctttagtggacatacacacacacacacacacacacacacacacatacacacatacactcagctttatatattagatagcccctgctatgtactgtgtaatggctatgtctgaccatacagggacatggtctgatcataccacagctcctgggcatgggaggaagtaataaagtatacagacattacagctagggatcacagctgattctttctatgaggtaaagcatttccctgcctgtttttaaaaaaggttttaccGCAAAGAACAATTTGTGATCTCATGCTGTCttttctgtatactcttttgcatcctcccatgcccaggagctgtggtatgatcagaccatgtccctgtatgatcagacacggccattacacagtacatagcagggacacatatataagattatctcagcacaggaacattttatttaaacacatccaattgtggaaattattattattattccaagaactATTGATAAGAATGAACTTTGTTAATGGCACAAGCCGTTTAACTTCCCCACTGCATCGtaaggacttaagggtgctttacatgctatgacatcgctagcgatctcgttagcgatgtgtcaCGCcagatcgcatatgcgatctaccgagattgcacataggtcgttttgttgcgccagtcacatgtgcgatctcggcagatcgcatctgcgatcttgggtgacacatcgttaacgagatcgctagtgatgttgcagcgtgtaaagcacccttagtcTGTTAGGAACATGTCTGACAGCAAACTTTTTGACAGTTTCCAATTTAATTTACAaaattccttaaaggggttgtcctcttttAGAAAACCTTTGCCTGTCAGCTCAGtagattgtaaaaaaaataaaatgaaagcaCAGTGTACTAAGCCTTCTCAAGTCCAGCGCTGTGTCTTTGTCAATGCCCTTCTCAGAGAACCAGGTTGCTAATCACCACtttcagctggtctcctcctacttaagtctggGGAATTTTGTGAGTTATCACCAAAGACTGCATCTGCTTAGCTGTTGCGAGCGTCTGTGGTGATCTTCCATTTGGTGACCAGCAAATTTCTTGTCTGCGCTGTATGAAAGTTccctggtgtgactttctccttcccctttggtttaaTTCCCTAGTGTCTTTTTGTCCCCCCTTTGGGGATATTTGCTGTGTGCGTGAGCTTCAGTTTAACCCCCTTGTCTATGTCTTGTGGGTTGTTTATTACTTTGTGTTCTGCCCACCCCTGGATTGGAGGTGCAggggtattaggtcagggcccggaaggagacagggccaggttggAGGCCCAGATCTTCCTACCTTCAAGGGTGAACACATGGATCCCAGTCTTAGGGTGAACATAGGTTTCCCTGTGTCCCCTAGTCACTCATGACACCTGCTCtgttgtttggctgcagcagtgatatcATGTCAACAGCGCTGCAGTCCATCACTGATCTCAGCTGCTCATGTTGTGATCTCAGTAATTAATTGCAGCACTGTCTCCCTGACATCACTACTGCAGCCTATATACAATAACAAGAAGAAGCACCGCTAAAGGCCCAAATGTCCAATTTGgtttttttccctttgttttttcttttttccttgttcCATTGTCCAATACACAAAAAGTAAAAAACGTGtagaacaaaacatgtgtaattgtaataattttctgggagaaatgcttcattttctggaagaatTTCAAGCTCACCAACACTTTCGGACATGACTATGTATTTATGAGTTCTAGTGATAGTCTATTACCTTCTTAAATAAAGATTTCTCACAGTGAAGGATACTTTTCTATATCTTCCTCCTCCACTACTACTATGCATTACTGCATTAAATTGACAGATGAACCTATAAAAGCGTAGATAAATGGCTTTTCGACTACCACAATATTTTTAAACTGATTATATTCTCTTGGCTGCAAGCAGTCCGCTTATATTGAGGTAGCACCTAGGAACCTCACATAAGATGTGCACCGGTTcagagagcacagaaagaatgtgTATGCCCTGTGTAAATTGGCTGCCACTTATAGTAGATCATGTCACTTACTGACGGTAGCCTCCATATCCGTATGACACAAGCTATTAGAGGAGCCTGACGAGCATCATCCCAGTTCTAGTCAAGCATAACTAAGTTCTGTGGTTGATATATATAATATTTCTGAAACAAAAATGAAATATCTACTGCTGAAATATTGTTCTGTATTTTTTCTATAGACGCCATTAACAAGGTTCTTTCTCTATCTCCTAACTTATAAAGAAAGTAGACTAGTTTTCTCTCTTCATATATAAGATTTAATCCATTAGCGGCAGTCAAATTGAAGGGAAAATGTTAGCAGGttcttgctccctcatctgagagcagcatgatataggcaaagagattctgaatctaacggtgtatcacttagattactgtctgcagccattctgacacaatttgAATTTTTAACTTTAGTCATGTAGCTGGGCCCAGGGAGCTACCCCCATCCACACCAGGTCTATAGAGATTGCACAGTGATAGTCAGGTGACAATCAGAAGAGGGGGGGCCCTGCATGTGCCAGAtagacctagcaatgataatcaccaagtgataaagtctttagtttaagtaaacaacagcacacagcctgataagagagacatagttgatttttgttttttaacccaatcagcatgctggcttcagcttacataacaaaaaactgctgacagattccctttaaagcttgtTGGGTCTAATACAAAATTTCCAACAGGGCTCCCTGCTATCGTGGATCTTTAACAGTATTGGACTTCTCATGTTGGCCAAATGGACCTGTTGGTTTTCCTTCGCTCCTGGGTCCAGTTGCAACTGCAACTCTTGCAACCACTAAAGCTATACCTCTGATAAGTCTAGGCAAGAAGATATGGTAGGACAGAGCTTAATGCCACCAGAACTAGattgttctggcaccctcaatctgtgcgttggaagacgagttgacagacagcttaactctttcccatcaatgcattgactcggacgctgggggtcctttacaacttttattaatgagatcagtgtaaaactacaagaaataaatgaaaatactaagtacaacataaaacatatctgagttacatagcattccatttgatacaggacatgcagggtaaatgcactacatggcgaatacatattagctaatgacaggataatacttgcagaacagaccaactacattataattttgatgagccctaaccaggggatcataactcaccgactgtgctatgtagaggcaaacataaggagcagagatctggagagatattcagcatgcagaatgtgtgtgttcatgtaactgaaatggctgctgaagaagaaggggcagagcctatgcaaggtctgatgggtaactacataagccttggtaggacaattttcattgcacagtaaccagtgaaacattaaactaactgcagtaagacaacattgtcaacagatggcgctgttggatatcactggacaagtggacagtatcaatgtcaattactaaatgtaatcttattacttggcataataaaataattatatgcatttctatgaaggcatgacactccccgtctggcatccgggggaatgccacaaacttaaactagagcaatagaataagttcagatacaggtctaagaaacagctttccactttgcttgggaatcttgatttccactttcctgacctgtccgtcttgacttgggaagaccttggttaccaatcctagaggccactcgttccttttagactgagtgttcttcactaggacgacattcccaggtttcatgttgggtctactatcttgccatttgtctcttgtctgtaatgtagagagatattgttttctccacttagtccagaaaaggtctgctaacatttgaactcttttccattgagatttgtacaagtcttttgtagtaaactctccagaagtcggcatactcacattaaacttctgggtgaggagagttgaaggggtgagcagagataggtcatcagggtcattggatatgggaaccagtggtctggcgttcattatagctactacctcagccatgaaggttgttagagtctcatgagtgagcttcgaaggaccaagttgcagaaagatggaatcgaggattctgcgagcgatgccgatcatgcgctcccacacacctcccatatgagatgattgcggtgggttaaaggtccacgtacaacctagttctgaaagacgtctttctacttggttaatgtccagatttgagggaatctttagttcaccacatgctcctacaaagttagatcctctgtcagagcgtatatgctttacatgtcctctgagagaaatgaatcgtctgaaggcatttatgaagctggatgtgtccattgtctcaatgacttctatgtgtacggctctaatactcaaacatgtgaacaagacggcccagcgcttgctgtttgcatgtcctcccctagtctgacgtgtgacaactgaccagggaccaaacacatcgaggcccacgttagtaaaaggaggttcggtactcaaacggtctgctggtaggtctgccattttttgggattgacaagaaccacggagtttcctgcagatgatacatttgaagatgactctactcacaagtcgcttagctcctgttatccagaaacccgcttcccgtagggctccttcagttatcaagcgcccttgatgtctaacctgtgcgtgataatgctcaaccagcaggaaagcaacatggccgtgaggaacaatgattggagtacactcgtcattttcaagctttgcatttgaaattcgtcccccgactctcagcagtccttgagtatctacaaacgggtccagttttttaaggggactatcttttgggacacttctgtggttccggagggactctagagtctgggtataagcttcatgctgtacacaacagatgattgcgtgtttggcttgcgtgagctcttccactgtgtaagctttatgacaacgatgccagcctttgcatggagctggtctcgattgtctgtttttaaaggatctAATGACATGTATCAGGCAAGTCAAGGCTCTGTAGGCCGATCTCCAGGTAGAGAATCTGAGGAAGCGGCTGGAATCAAGGTGCCTGTTGGTGATCGTTGTGCTAAGTGTGGAAACTTGAGGCCGTAGCTCTACATCTGATTCGGGTTCGAAGAGTTCATGTGTATGTGTCTCGTGAGCAGTGGGTACTGGTTGATACAGAAGTGCAGGCCCGACTAGCCAGTTAGTGTCTTTGAGGCGTGATGCCGGTACCGCTCTGgtcgcatggtctgcaggattttggtCGGTTGGTACGTATCTCCACTGAGAAGGCTGTGAAGACTTCCTAATTCTAAGTACTCGGTTATTTACGTATACATAGAATCTCCTAGTCTCATTATGAATGTAGCCTAACACTACTTTGCTATCGGTGAAGAATTCTGCATCTTCAAGCTGTAGATCGAGTTCTGATGTGATAAGTTCCGCCAGTTCTGTGGCAAGAACAGCAGCGCAGAGTTCTAGTCTGGGTATTGTGGATTCTGGACATGGAGTCAACTTGGCCTTTCCCATGACGAACCCTATGTGGACATTACCCATGACATCTATCGTTTTCAAATAGGCGACTGCGGCTATGGCTTTAACTGAGGCGTCGCTGAATATGCACAGCTTCCTAGAGAGAACTTTCTCTGAGGGAATACACATGTATGGCCTGTGTATAtgcaggtcagataatgtctttagAGAATCCCTCCAGGTTACCCATGCGATTTCTTTCCCAGGAGAAAGTGGGGTGTCCCAATCAACAGAGCCTACCATTAATTCTCTTAGCAAGATCTTACCTTGGATGATCACCGGTGCAGCGAATCCGAGGGGGTCATATAGACTGTTGATTGTGGACAAGACTCCTCGTCGTGTGAAGGGTTTTTGCTCTAAGGCGACCTGAAATGTGAAGGTATCATACTTTAAGTCCCAATTGAGCCCTAGACTGCGTTGTACAGGAAGAGAGTCTGTGGATAAGTCTAGGTCTTTCAGATCCATGGCATAGTCTTCAACAGAGAAGGCTTCCATCACTGTTTTGCTATTAGAAGCTATCTTATGCAATCTGAGATTAGAACAAGCAAGTGCATTCTGAGTTCTCTTGAGTAGGCTGATTGCAGCCTGAGGAGATGGAAGAGACTTTAGGCCGTCATCTACGTAGAAGTCTCTTTCAATGAACTGTTTAACATCTTCATCAACGTCTTTTTCGCTTCCTTGCACAGATCGCTTAAGACCATAGATTGCTATTGCAGGGGATGGGCTATTGCCAAAAACATGCACCTTCATACGATACTCTACAATGTCTTTAGTAGGTTCGTTATCTCTGAACCAAAGGAACCGTAAGAAGTCTCTATGTTCCTCATTGACTAAAAAGCAATGAAACATTTGTTGTATATCTGCAGTGATGGCAACTGCTTCTTTCCGAAATCTGATGAGCACACCAATGAGCGAATTGTTGAGGTCGGGACCTGTCAAAAGGACATCATTCAAGGAGAGTCCTTGGTATCTTGAGCTGGAGTCGAACACTACGCGTATCTGTCCAGGCTTTTTGGGGTGATATACACCAAACGTCGGGAGATACCAGCATTCATTGTTCTCTTTCAGAGGTGGAGCTACCTCTGCGTGACCAtttttgaatattttgtccatgaaagcaaagaaatgtaGCTCCATTTCTGGCTTCTTTAAGAAAGTGCGCTTTAAGTAGGTAAGGCGCTTTAGTGCCagctctttgttgttaggaagacggggtctttgtggcttgaatggtagtggagccacccagctgtcgttttcatccttgtgaaatccttgatccattatctctaggaaggtctcatcttcaatggaatgggctagtttataatcttctttggtcttttgaaagacagcgcaccctagatgatctttgtctccgtcgcacaattcatccatggcgtatctgtctttcccaccatttaagtgtgccgaattggtgagattctccttcactaggaatttgttggggcagggtaggaaaagggatggacggccactctccaatgtgttcgtgtagagagagtggacgttgttcggcttgtgagcattcccgaggcagacgtcccctataactacccatccaagatctagcttctgagcgtagggcgagttatgaggaccgtttatctgtttcctcaccttgtgaactctgatgatgtctctccccagcaaaaggaccaacttggcttgagaattaagtgcaggaatgagatgcgctatgtttctcaaatggggatggtgtagtgccgcttctggagtgggtatctcttctctattgttcgggatggcattgcactcgattaatgtaggaaggggtaaggatgtcttcccatctagggattcgatttgataacctgttgccctcctgccagattcttcactcactcctgtacatgttttcagtgagtaggagcagctaagtcccttgattccaaagatgtcaaagaaagctgagctggcgagtgatctattactctggtcgtcgagtatagcatagagtttaaccgctttttctctgtagcccatagggt
Protein-coding sequences here:
- the LOC142304101 gene encoding uncharacterized protein LOC142304101, translated to MGYREKAVKLYAILDDQSNRSLASSAFFDIFGIKGLSCSYSLKTCTGVSEESGRRATGYQIESLDGKTSLPLPTLIECNAIPNNREEIPTPEAALHHPHLRNIAHLIPALNSQAKLVLLLGRDIIRVHKVRKQINGPHNSPYAQKLDLGWVVIGDVCLGNAHKPNNVHSLYTNTLESGRPSLFLPCPNKFLVKENLTNSAHLNGGKDRYAMDELCDGDKDHLGCAVFQKTKEDYKLAHSIEDETFLEIMDQGFHKDENDSWVAPLPFKPQRPRLPNNKELALKRLTYLKRTFLKKPEMELHFFAFMDKIFKNGHAEVAPPLKENNECWYLPTFGVYHPKKPGQIRVVFDSSSRYQGLSLNDVLLTGPDLNNSLIGVLIRFRKEAVAITADIQQMFHCFLVNEEHRDFLRFLWFRDNEPTKDIVEYRMKVHVFGNSPSPAIAIYGLKRSVQGSEKDVDEDVKQFIERDFYVDDGLKSLPSPQAAISLLKRTQNALACSNLRLHKIASNSKTVMEAFSVEDYAMDLKDLDLSTDSLPVQRSLGLNWDLKYDTFTFQVALEQKPFTRRGVLSTINSLYDPLGFAAPVIIQGKILLRELMVGSVDWDTPLSPGKEIAWVTWRDSLKTLSDLHIHRPYMCIPSEKVLSRKLCIFSDASVKAIAAVAYLKTIDVMGNVHIGFVMGKAKLTPCPESTIPRLELCAAVLATELAELITSELDLQLEDAEFFTDSKVVLGYIHNETRRFYVYVNNRVLRIRKSSQPSQWRYVPTDQNPADHATRAVPASRLKDTNWLVGPALLYQPVPTAHETHTHELFEPESDVELRPQVSTLSTTITNRHLDSSRFLRFSTWRSAYRALTCLIHVIRSFKNRQSRPAPCKGWHRCHKAYTVEELTQAKHAIICCVQHEAYTQTLESLRNHRSVPKDSPLKKLDPFVDTQGLLRVGGRISNAKLENDECTPIIVPHGHVAFLLVEHYHAQVRHQGRLITEGALREAGFWITGAKRLVSRVIFKCIICRKLRGSCQSQKMADLPADRLSTEPPFTNVGLDVFGPWSVVTRQTRGGHANSKRWAVLFTCLSIRAVHIEVIETMDTSSFINAFRRFISLRGHVKHIRSDRGSNFVGACGELKIPSNLDINQVERRLSELGCTWTFNPPQSSHMGGVWERMIGIARRILDSIFLQLGPSKLTHETLTTFMAEVVAIMNARPLVPISNDPDDLSLLTPSTLLTQKFNVSMPTSGEFTTKDLYKSQWKRVQMLADLFWTKWRKQYLSTLQTRDKWQDSRPNMKPGNVVLVKNTQSKRNEWPLGLVTKVFPSQDGQVRKVEIKIPKQSGKLFLRPVSELILLL